A segment of the Trifolium pratense cultivar HEN17-A07 linkage group LG7, ARS_RC_1.1, whole genome shotgun sequence genome:
GCACGGTCACATTTAGGCCAAGCACCGGTGGCTCAATATGATTTTGAGCTTAAACTTGAACAATGCCCGTTGCAAAAAGGCCAAGCACAACAGATCGCTTCGGTTTAAATTCGTCAATTTCGTCTCCCATAACTACAAAATAAGCAAAcgcaaaaaattcaattaactcAATATAATAGTTACAATCCTAATAGAATACTAATTAAACACATAGAATACTAATATGCAATTTGAACAACAATTTATAAGTCATTAGCAAGCCAAATCAAGCCAAAGGCAGTAGCCTGCACAGACAAATTCAGAGTCCTAGtaattcggttcgtataaaccgaaatttatCTGGGCAAATTTAGTCGTTCTTGTCCTACGAAAATAGGCATTAGGATAGCTAAAACAAACtaatttaaaatgatatttaCCTGGGATTTGAGCTTCAATGCGCGTTGAATCCCTTAGATGATGTTTCAATTTTGATTTCAAGCTTTAAATGCGTGTGAAAAGCTTCCCCCTTCAATTTGGATTTTTGATTGCGTGTTAATGAAATAATATCAATGAAGTTTTGAGGCCCCAATACTTTGGAGACCCATATATTAACCCATATATGTTTAAGGAGTGAAACCTTCCACCGAAACACCGTATTTTATgagatttcatttttttatttttaattttgtatagGGATAAATAAAGTAACTTATTTGCTTAttctattcaatttttttggttaaattaGATTGTTGCTCTCTTACCTTATTTATTGGTTAAATTGGATTTGTTATATTTATTGGTTATGTTTGTGGATTTGATGATGAAGGAAGTGACGGATTTATGAATTTGGTGATGGGTTTTTGGGTTTGAAAATTTGGTTGACGATGGTTAAcaatttttgataaaatttaacTGAAAAAACTTATTTGGTAGACATATGTATAGTTAGAGGACTGAAACGAAACAGTAAATAATTATGGGATAAAAATGATACTATtttttggccagactttacttatctcgcggCCGAACTTATTTGGTTCGATTCCTgggtgaaacaattttttggctagactttacttacctcgcgatCGAATTCTGAACTACTAGGTCTCCTTTTCCTAGGAACCAGaacattataaacaaaaaaaattgacataataTAGTATACAATTTTATCTATAATCTTGTTCGTCTTGTTCGTGGATCAGAGTATCAGACCTTAATTAAGTCTGTCAAGTTAACTAAACACTAGGctgattcattttatttattcttcatATCATTCATTTTGTTTTAAGTTCGATCAAATAATCTATAAGATGGTTTATATTTATTCCCTTTCAACctcttttttaatattatttttcctctatattaatttaattacccttttatttttatgaaacaaGTCCATATGAATGACAATTCTGAGACTGCACATTTTATCCGCTtttaagttaatattttttactatatgTATTTTAGTGTAATAATGAATACACAGTAATTTTGTAAAACTACTATTATCTTTTTTTGATCTAAATATTCATCTTAAtcttgataaaaatttaaacatgtCACTTAATATGAAACGGAAGAATGAGCTCTACAATTTTATAAGTTAgtcaaaataaactaatttactGACCAATAATAAATTAGTACTGAACTTAATGATTAAGTCTTTGTCAAAATAAGTAAGTCAAATGAGCTATACAATTTTATAAGTTAGtcaaataagttatttttttttatcaattatttattttaagttagtcaaataaacaataaattgaattatttacttttctttcaaatatatatacttttatattatttataatctAAGTAATTCTCATTGGTTCATTTTAGAAAACACGGATTGCCAAATAAGCAATCCTCAGCCATAGATAAGTTCTAATCCAACGGCCTAAAACCTTTCAATGCAAAATCCTACAACAAACTCTGACACTATAAAACCTTGCCATCACATTCACCATTTTCTTCATCACATTCTTCATTTCTCAGAGTTTCTCAAAACACAGAGAATTCTCAGCTAGATTCAATTCGAAGCTTTCTCTCTCGCAACAATGGAAGCAACCAAGACTAAGAAAGTAGGAGCTGGAGGAAGAAAAGGTGGTGAATCAAGGAAGAAGGCGGTTACCAGATCCACCAGAGCTGGTCTTCAATTCCCCGTCGGAAGAATCGGCCGTTACTTGAAGAAAGGTCGTTATGCTAAGCGTATCGGTACCGGTGCTCCGGTTTACCTCGCCGCCGTTCTTGAATATCTTGCTGCTGAGGtaaatttcaatttcagtttCGATTTAAATTTTCCctcttctttttcaattttgaatctgaaaccctaatttcatgATCAGGTTCTTGAATTGGCTGGAAATGCTGCACGTGACAACAAGAAGAATCGGATTATCCCTAGGCATGTGTTGTTGGCTGTGAGGAACGATGATGAGCTTGGAAAATTGCTTGCTGGTGTCACTATTGCTCATGGTGGTGTTCTTCCTAATATTAATCCAATTCTTTTGCCTAAGAAGAATGAGAAAGCTGCTGCTAAGGAGCCGAAATCTCCATCGAAGGCTGGAAAATCACCGAAGAATGCTTAGATTTTAGTTTCTTGTTGGTTTTGTTGATATATAATATCACAGTTTAGGCACATGTAATGTAGCTTAAATATGTTCATGTGTTTGAAGTATTTTACTATTTAGGATTTGGATCACAGTGAATCTTATGTAAAAGTTTGATTCATTAATGGAAAATATCTTGATCTTGGTTTTAATCGTTTTTAATCTTTTGCGTAGAAATGTTATTTATGATTTTGCCTAAATTGATAATGGAACTTaagttttaattattgattttaGATGTATGTACTGTAATTCTCATTAACTGTGATTTTGAGGTTCTGATCATGTTGAGGGAAATAATGAGGAATTTGATGTTCAATTAACTCAAATTATGACATGTGAGATTTTAATATCTAGACTAATATATCATACCGTAAACGATGGGGACTTGCTTTTActagttttgaattttgatgcgTGTAGGTGGTTCAGAATCGAGTTTCCTTAGATAGCTAATGCCAAAATATCAATAAACTTCAAAAGTGATTAATTTCGCTTAAGGATCACAGGAAGTATTTTAGGTCATTTTTCAAATCATTATGGTACTCACAAAATACTATTGGGCCGTTGCACccgataaaataaattttatagtaGATGATCTAATAGATTTTGGAGGAGCTCTTACGAAAGTCATGTTAAAATTTAGGTTGAGCTTAATTTAACTTTATAAAATTGACTTTTAAAGAGAGATTGtacctcacttataaacacattttcatGTCATTTCTCAACCAATGAGACTCTTAACAAGTTAGTAACAAAAGTGAAGTGAGAATTCAAAGTCTTTTCATCAATACCGTTATGGATAATTTTTTTGGACTTCTACAAGTACATCAATTTCGACTATTGTTTGTTTCAAGATTCTCCAATTTAACCATTTGTTAGGATAGGCAATTGATACTTGGAGACGAAATTGGCATTAGCCCCGTATGCTACTTTATTCTATGATATTCCGAAATGCACCCAAAAAGTTGTTAGACTGTTTTaagagtttatttatttttttttttgtcgaacACCTCACCGGTGCACACTTAATTTAATCTAAGtttcaacaaaaatgaaaaacaaatagGTCACACAACTAAAAACAACACTACTCCAAACCGAAGCCTCGGCTAGGTATGTTGTTTTGGAAGTGGGTAGGGCACTAGTGGCTCTGAGGGCCGACAAATAACCAAGAAGATGGGAATCTGATGCTTAAGAACATGGTTAAGAATTTGTCTAGGATGTTTCGCATAAACTCAACAATAAAACAATCTAAACGGACAAGTAAAAAGCCATGACCACATAAATTAGTCTTTTTTAGGTAAGCGTAGTCCAAATTAAAAGCTTGAACAAATTTAGCTAATAAACGACTTGATTCACCACACGCCTAACATGAATGAAACTAATAGACTTATAACTAGAACTTAAATTGAAGCAATCTTCTCCAATTGTTTCCAAGTAGATTGACACATGATGCTTGTCTTTGTCTCCATTGATATTGAATTAAATCCCATCAATTTatgttttataattaaattcattgaattaaCTATATAATTTATCCAACTCTGTATATTAAACGAGAGTATATTCACTCTTAAAAGTATACATTCACTCGCTAGATCTTTTTCTACTGGTAAAAGTGttgataacataaaaaatactgcatccggtcctatatatatatatataaggaacactttggaaaaaaaatttgatcatttttataagaaattctctttaaatttattctttattaaatagataatctcttgtatacccttattaaattgtataaaatgcaacATATTCGAAtattatgcattaattacacaaacacATTCTCAAGGTTAGTTTTGAAATAAtacataacattttagaatttttaataaaaaaaataagtataattggtatgtgtgtttttctcaacATGTTCCTTGTATataggaccagagggagtactACTTATTAACAATATTATGTCTtgaatttagtaaaaaaaaattatgtgttggatcattcatataataattaaccaagtcattgggctcaagtggttaatgagcttcatcAAAAAGGATGGATTTCTGGAAAACTCGGGTTTGATTCCtaggtggaacaatttcttggccagactttacttatctcgcgatcaaactctggactactagcaTCCTTTTCCCCTAAGAACCAAAAggttatgaaaataaaataaaattcatataataactatatttaacattaaatttgtaacatt
Coding sequences within it:
- the LOC123897671 gene encoding probable histone H2A.1, yielding MEATKTKKVGAGGRKGGESRKKAVTRSTRAGLQFPVGRIGRYLKKGRYAKRIGTGAPVYLAAVLEYLAAEVLELAGNAARDNKKNRIIPRHVLLAVRNDDELGKLLAGVTIAHGGVLPNINPILLPKKNEKAAAKEPKSPSKAGKSPKNA